A genomic region of Pseudomonas migulae contains the following coding sequences:
- a CDS encoding GNAT family N-acetyltransferase, translated as MQPVMNPKYPGLSVRVADEGFAAYIWGSDFSFEVAAYGAAEIGKPVEQWPVTPITPYRKCYGIDPEEFSSFRDAADSAIFMAYLDDEPVGHLVVSTNWNGFAHIDELAVHAPARRHGVAKALLDVAQFWSRKKKLPGIMLETQNNNLGACRLYERCGYVIGGVDHLRYRGIDPNTAEIALFWYRLFDNPLENPISSPTSPRLVP; from the coding sequence ATGCAACCGGTCATGAATCCGAAATACCCAGGGCTGTCGGTGCGCGTTGCCGACGAGGGTTTCGCCGCTTATATCTGGGGCAGTGATTTCAGTTTTGAAGTCGCCGCCTATGGCGCCGCCGAAATCGGTAAACCGGTGGAGCAATGGCCGGTGACGCCGATCACCCCTTACCGCAAGTGCTACGGCATTGATCCCGAGGAATTCAGCAGTTTCCGCGATGCCGCCGACAGTGCGATTTTTATGGCTTATCTCGACGATGAGCCGGTGGGTCACCTGGTGGTCAGCACCAACTGGAACGGCTTTGCCCACATCGACGAGCTGGCGGTGCATGCGCCGGCCCGGCGACATGGCGTGGCCAAGGCGCTGCTGGATGTGGCGCAGTTCTGGAGCCGCAAGAAGAAACTGCCGGGCATCATGCTCGAAACCCAGAACAACAACCTGGGGGCCTGCCGGCTCTATGAGCGTTGCGGGTATGTGATTGGCGGCGTCGATCATCTGCGCTATCGCGGCATCGACCCCAATACCGCCGAGATCGCCTTGTTCTGGTATCGATTGTTCGATAACCCGCTGGAAAACCCGATCAGCTCGCCAACATCGCCACGGCTTGTTCCGTGA
- a CDS encoding LysR family transcriptional regulator: MRLRHIEVIHALLQTGHLGTAAEWLQLPVAEVESILRDAESQLGFMLFSSVRGRLQATREARELQVEIAHVYEALEPVQRLASSLRQYQAPPLRIICTPPLAQQLLPQSIAALRRRLPDVPCSLLSQPTRDIVRSLLLRESDLGLSLHDPDHADIHCQVIAQGKLQLLAPHGWLQPKQKYISLQDLAGQSMVGLEGHDPLSPVLDNKLHGLRPAPVVHTRVQTHQMMRSMVEAGEGLAIVDPFTALGAKSAGLDACPLAPAVPISVYALTLKNGEPSPAAQALLDIVTEQAVAMLAS; encoded by the coding sequence GGTTGCAGCTGCCAGTGGCCGAGGTCGAAAGCATTCTGCGTGACGCTGAGAGTCAGTTGGGCTTCATGTTGTTTTCCAGCGTGCGTGGACGCTTGCAGGCCACGCGCGAGGCGCGGGAGTTACAGGTCGAAATCGCCCACGTCTATGAGGCGCTCGAACCGGTGCAGCGCCTGGCCAGCAGCCTCAGGCAGTATCAGGCCCCGCCCCTTCGCATCATTTGCACGCCGCCTCTGGCTCAACAGTTGTTGCCCCAGAGCATTGCGGCCCTGCGCCGGCGTCTGCCCGACGTGCCTTGCAGCCTGTTGAGCCAACCCACCCGCGACATCGTCCGAAGCCTGCTGCTGCGCGAAAGCGATCTGGGCCTGAGCCTGCACGACCCCGATCACGCGGACATTCATTGCCAGGTCATTGCCCAGGGCAAATTGCAACTGTTGGCGCCCCACGGCTGGCTGCAACCGAAGCAGAAGTACATTTCGCTGCAAGACCTCGCGGGCCAGTCGATGGTCGGCCTGGAAGGTCACGATCCGCTGAGCCCGGTGCTCGACAACAAATTGCACGGGCTGCGCCCTGCCCCCGTCGTCCACACCCGGGTTCAGACGCACCAGATGATGCGCAGCATGGTCGAGGCCGGTGAAGGCCTGGCGATTGTCGACCCGTTCACCGCACTCGGGGCCAAATCCGCAGGTCTGGATGCCTGCCCGCTGGCGCCCGCCGTACCGATCAGCGTCTACGCCCTGACCCTGAAGAACGGCGAGCCTTCCCCGGCCGCTCAGGCCTTGCTGGATATCGTCACGGAACAAGCCGTGGCGATGTTGGCGAGCTGA